In one Sporomusa sphaeroides DSM 2875 genomic region, the following are encoded:
- the minC gene encoding septum site-determining protein MinC: protein MREDVVFKGSKDGLELVLNQTADFTAILEQLKEKLESAAYFFTGSTGVKVSSGTNTLTGDERRQLISLLAGYGLALHDRPEPLPPEISPQDNSCGEAALYRQENEGGQTLIISRTLRSGQKVVFDGSVIVMGDVNPGSEIIASGNITVQGTCRGLAHAGANGDQAAVITADKLIAGQLRIAGLIARAPDNQDVPAYRETARIDGGVVVIGPADDVKIT from the coding sequence ATGCGGGAGGATGTAGTTTTTAAAGGAAGTAAAGACGGCCTTGAATTGGTACTGAACCAAACGGCTGATTTTACCGCCATATTGGAACAGTTAAAAGAAAAGTTGGAGTCGGCTGCCTACTTTTTTACCGGCAGCACCGGCGTCAAAGTGTCATCCGGCACCAATACATTAACCGGTGATGAACGAAGGCAGCTAATCAGCCTGCTGGCCGGTTATGGACTTGCCTTACATGACCGGCCTGAGCCCCTGCCACCCGAAATATCGCCTCAGGATAATAGCTGCGGGGAAGCTGCTCTATACCGGCAGGAGAACGAAGGCGGACAAACGTTAATCATATCAAGAACGCTCAGAAGCGGTCAGAAGGTAGTATTTGACGGTTCTGTCATCGTTATGGGAGACGTTAATCCCGGTTCTGAAATTATTGCCAGCGGCAATATTACTGTTCAGGGAACCTGCAGAGGCTTAGCACACGCCGGCGCCAACGGCGATCAAGCGGCGGTTATTACGGCTGATAAGCTAATCGCAGGCCAGCTAAGAATCGCCGGACTTATTGCGCGTGCACCTGACAACCAGGATGTGCCTGCCTACCGGGAAACAGCCCGGATTGACGGTGGAGTTGTTGTGATTGGACCGGCAGACGATGTAAAGATTACATAG
- the minD gene encoding septum site-determining protein MinD has protein sequence MGEVIVITSGKGGVGKTTTTANIGTGFALQGKKVVLVDADIGLRNLDVVMGLENRIVYDLVDVTEGNCRLKQALIRDKRYETLYLLPAAQTRDKNAVTPDQMQQLCKDLAQEFDYVIIDCPAGIEQGFKNAIAGADRAIIVTTPEVSAVRDADRIIGLLESEGKHNPKLIVNRIRPLMVKKGDMMDIDDIIEILAVDLLGIIPEDEYIVISTNRGEPAVVNNSALASTAYRNIVRRLTGENVPLMVLETNESLWGKFKKVLGL, from the coding sequence ATGGGGGAAGTAATAGTTATTACGTCAGGAAAAGGCGGCGTAGGAAAAACGACGACAACCGCTAATATAGGTACTGGTTTTGCTCTTCAGGGCAAAAAAGTTGTTTTAGTTGATGCCGATATCGGCTTAAGGAATCTTGATGTAGTTATGGGGCTTGAAAATAGAATTGTCTATGATTTAGTTGACGTGACTGAGGGTAACTGCCGCTTAAAGCAGGCACTGATCAGGGACAAGCGGTACGAGACACTCTACCTGCTGCCTGCTGCCCAAACCAGAGATAAAAACGCCGTTACGCCAGACCAAATGCAGCAGTTATGCAAAGACTTGGCGCAAGAATTTGACTATGTAATTATTGATTGTCCGGCAGGTATTGAACAAGGGTTTAAAAATGCCATTGCCGGTGCAGACCGCGCCATTATTGTTACCACACCGGAAGTGTCGGCTGTTCGCGACGCGGATAGAATTATCGGCTTGTTAGAGTCAGAAGGCAAGCACAACCCTAAGCTGATTGTTAACCGTATCCGGCCACTCATGGTCAAAAAGGGCGACATGATGGATATTGACGATATCATCGAGATCTTAGCTGTTGATTTATTGGGAATCATTCCTGAAGATGAGTACATTGTCATATCTACCAACAGGGGCGAGCCTGCCGTTGTCAACAACTCCGCCCTGGCCAGTACGGCTTACCGCAACATCGTGCGCCGCCTGACAGGCGAAAATGTTCCGCTCATGGTTCTTGAGACGAATGAGAGTTTATGGGGCAAGTTTAAAAAAGTGTTGGGATTGTAA
- the minE gene encoding cell division topological specificity factor MinE, whose protein sequence is MFELIQKLFGREAQGSKNIAKERLRFVLVHDRVNVSPQFMEVIKDDMIKVISNYMDINETEMEINLTRTNTQVALVANIPVNRMKRTMPGE, encoded by the coding sequence TTGTTTGAACTTATTCAAAAGCTGTTTGGCCGAGAAGCGCAAGGTTCGAAAAATATTGCAAAAGAACGTTTGAGATTTGTTCTGGTGCATGACCGGGTTAATGTATCACCACAGTTTATGGAAGTTATAAAAGATGATATGATTAAAGTTATCTCTAACTATATGGATATTAATGAAACCGAAATGGAAATAAATTTGACCCGGACTAACACCCAGGTGGCATTGGTTGCTAATATTCCGGTAAACCGCATGAAACGGACCATGCCGGGAGAGTAG
- the rodA gene encoding rod shape-determining protein RodA: protein MLNQRLLRNLDFILIAVTALLILVSLVIIGSATHINTPSEDRYWYVQRQGFFVLANIAVFFIMLNFDYKSLERFSGFLYIFNLIMLLAVMFVGQTALGAQRWIQIGPISLQPSEFSKLIMIIGLAQVLDKRTGKLNSFKDIIPIFVYVGIPFILVLKQPDLGTSLVFMAILFGMIFVAGINMRLLMSIIGAGIAFMPIFWHFLKDYQKKRLTVFIDPNVDPLGSGYHIIQSKIAIGSGMLFGKGLFNGTQSQLNFLPENHTDFIFAVIGEELGFVGAVIILLLYLILLYRGVKIAGGARDNFGTLLATGIVSMLAFHLLVNVGMTAGIMPVTGIPLPLMSYGVSSLTTNMISIGILLNIYMRRQKILF from the coding sequence ATGCTTAACCAGCGCCTGTTGCGAAATTTAGATTTTATTCTGATCGCTGTTACTGCCCTGCTTATTCTTGTAAGTCTTGTTATCATCGGTAGTGCTACTCATATCAACACTCCCAGTGAGGACCGATACTGGTATGTGCAGCGTCAGGGTTTTTTTGTCCTGGCTAATATTGCTGTTTTCTTTATCATGCTGAATTTTGACTATAAGTCACTGGAAAGATTCTCAGGTTTTTTGTATATCTTTAATCTGATAATGCTGCTTGCCGTTATGTTTGTCGGGCAAACGGCGCTTGGCGCCCAGCGCTGGATTCAGATCGGCCCCATCAGTTTGCAGCCATCGGAGTTTTCTAAGCTGATTATGATTATTGGGTTGGCCCAGGTATTGGATAAACGAACAGGTAAGCTTAATTCTTTTAAAGATATTATCCCGATTTTTGTCTATGTGGGCATACCGTTTATCCTGGTGTTAAAGCAGCCTGATCTTGGCACTTCCCTGGTATTTATGGCCATATTGTTCGGAATGATTTTTGTAGCCGGCATTAATATGCGGCTCTTAATGTCTATTATTGGGGCAGGTATTGCCTTTATGCCAATTTTTTGGCATTTTTTAAAGGATTATCAAAAAAAACGGTTAACGGTATTTATCGATCCCAATGTGGACCCTTTGGGTTCAGGCTACCACATTATTCAGTCTAAGATTGCCATTGGTTCGGGCATGTTGTTTGGCAAAGGCTTATTTAACGGTACGCAAAGCCAGCTGAATTTTTTGCCGGAAAATCATACCGATTTTATTTTTGCCGTGATTGGGGAAGAACTGGGGTTTGTTGGCGCTGTGATAATTTTGCTGCTGTACCTTATCTTACTCTATCGTGGAGTCAAAATTGCCGGTGGTGCCCGTGATAATTTCGGCACACTGCTGGCAACAGGCATTGTTTCGATGTTAGCCTTTCATCTGCTTGTTAATGTTGGTATGACCGCGGGAATTATGCCTGTTACCGGTATTCCCCTGCCGCTGATGAGTTACGGTGTAAGTTCACTGACCACTAATATGATCAGTATCGGGATATTATTAAATATCTACATGCGAAGGCAAAAAATTTTATTTTGA
- a CDS encoding M23 family metallopeptidase, which produces MTKLWNRLKNRWNFSARNTEKTWQSYYEEEPDYTWLKKIIAALAIFALVYGAQASNTRVGQEVTGIVRQVLATQTDFVYYTARTIEYINRHWPNGADISGIPVLKQMQTTISRPADPLRYMTKPVEGQIVTQYGWQGNTAVKQDIFHEGIDIAAPAGASVRAAATGKVKVVTDSVQFGTILIIDHGQNIETIYGHLTDVLVKESDEISQGQVVARVGKTGAAVSVLYFELRENGKAIDPLSRIK; this is translated from the coding sequence ATGACAAAGCTATGGAACCGTTTAAAAAATCGCTGGAATTTTTCTGCCCGCAATACGGAAAAAACCTGGCAATCTTATTATGAAGAAGAACCTGACTATACTTGGCTTAAAAAAATAATAGCAGCGTTAGCGATATTTGCGCTGGTTTACGGTGCCCAGGCATCCAATACCAGAGTTGGACAGGAAGTCACAGGTATTGTTCGTCAGGTCCTGGCGACTCAGACTGATTTTGTCTATTATACAGCCAGAACCATTGAGTATATAAACAGGCATTGGCCTAATGGTGCCGATATATCCGGGATACCTGTGTTGAAACAAATGCAGACAACCATTTCCCGTCCTGCCGACCCATTGCGCTATATGACCAAACCGGTAGAGGGGCAGATAGTAACGCAGTATGGCTGGCAGGGCAATACTGCGGTTAAGCAGGATATATTCCACGAAGGCATTGATATTGCTGCGCCGGCAGGAGCAAGTGTACGTGCAGCAGCTACCGGCAAAGTCAAAGTCGTTACCGATAGTGTCCAGTTTGGCACAATCCTTATTATTGACCATGGGCAGAATATCGAGACAATCTACGGTCACTTGACCGATGTATTAGTCAAAGAAAGTGATGAGATCAGTCAGGGGCAGGTGGTGGCACGGGTTGGAAAAACGGGAGCTGCCGTGTCCGTATTGTACTTTGAACTGCGGGAAAATGGCAAAGCGATTGATCCTTTGTCGAGGATAAAGTAG
- a CDS encoding site-2 protease family protein: MRAGKIAGVEIIVNNWFLGLIAVFAVAGLADKALLIVSAVLLHELAHMLMAGGLGYKVKQVELLPFGATARVERLTDAGAVSEIMIAAAGPLASLGLAALCYVAAGGAGSWQEEIYFYGETHLMLAGFNLLPALPLDGGRILRAVLTRRRDYRAATAIVVTMSHIISCLLIVLAGLIFLLDYTVNLTMLVAAGFLLLTARTENTLAGFRTMRILARKKAELIACGIMPTRHLTAIEDAAISEVIALFGPEQYYIVHIVDQNFKLCGALTETEVWEGLLKKGIRARIKEFL, encoded by the coding sequence ATGCGGGCCGGGAAGATAGCAGGGGTTGAAATCATAGTAAATAATTGGTTCTTGGGGCTGATTGCCGTATTCGCTGTTGCCGGTCTTGCCGATAAAGCGCTGCTAATTGTTAGTGCCGTTTTATTGCATGAATTGGCGCATATGCTGATGGCAGGCGGCTTAGGTTATAAAGTCAAGCAGGTAGAATTGCTGCCTTTTGGCGCTACGGCGCGCGTAGAACGCCTGACCGATGCCGGGGCGGTAAGTGAAATAATGATAGCAGCCGCCGGACCACTGGCAAGCCTGGGTCTGGCGGCTTTATGTTATGTCGCAGCGGGGGGGGCAGGCAGTTGGCAGGAAGAGATTTATTTTTATGGCGAAACACACCTTATGTTGGCCGGTTTCAATTTGCTGCCGGCATTACCGCTTGACGGTGGCAGAATTTTGCGGGCTGTTCTTACCCGCAGACGTGACTACCGGGCTGCCACAGCTATTGTTGTAACCATGAGTCATATCATAAGTTGTCTGCTGATCGTGCTGGCAGGATTGATTTTTTTGCTTGATTATACGGTGAATTTGACTATGCTGGTAGCTGCCGGGTTTTTGCTGCTTACTGCCCGGACGGAAAACACGCTGGCCGGATTCCGGACCATGCGTATCCTGGCCAGAAAAAAAGCTGAGCTCATTGCCTGCGGCATTATGCCGACAAGACATCTGACAGCCATTGAGGATGCTGCTATCAGTGAGGTTATTGCCTTATTTGGCCCGGAGCAATATTATATTGTGCATATTGTTGACCAAAATTTCAAATTGTGCGGAGCGCTGACAGAAACCGAAGTGTGGGAGGGCCTCCTGAAAAAGGGGATAAGAGCCAGGATAAAAGAGTTTTTGTAG
- a CDS encoding TIGR03960 family B12-binding radical SAM protein, producing MSSLDPVSPGILSRVMKPARYTGHEWNSVSKAPDEYVVNFVLAMPDVYEVGMSNLGLKILYEVLNNRPDTFAERVYAPWVDMEAEMRTAGIKLHTLESKRPVDQCDIIGFSLQYELSYSNVLNMLDLAGIRLLAAERDESQPLVVCGGPCAFNAEPMTDFVDFFILGEAEEVIAEVAAAIAEWKQAGRPGGKTGILKRLAGLQGIYVPRFYEVDYQADGAVEAIKPLIPEAKAVIVKRVIQELDQITFATKPIVPFIEIVHDRIMLELFRGCTRGCRFCQAGVIYRPVRERKLETLFNHVQQLIDNTGYNEISLVSLSSADYSCLSHLITELIERFKEQGVSVSLPSLRIDSFSIDLAKQVQQVRKSGLTFAPEAGTQRLRDVINKGVTEENLTEAVSAAFKSGWSTIKLYFMIGLPTETDEDIAGIAALAQRVADLYKQLKGRKGAKVTVSVSSFVPKPHTAFEWFGQNPVEELERKQKLLRSLIKDRSISLSWHDARTSFLEGVFARGDRRLGKVLLRAWQNGAKFDGWSEHFNYAVWMEAFAAEGIDPVFYANRERVLQEYLPWEHLSAGVDKSFLAREWQAAKDAAFTPDCRHENCMACGVCQELEVNVVDWGQA from the coding sequence ATGTCTTCTTTAGATCCTGTCAGTCCCGGGATTTTGAGCCGGGTTATGAAACCGGCCCGTTACACTGGTCATGAATGGAACAGTGTTAGCAAAGCCCCTGATGAATATGTCGTAAATTTTGTGCTGGCTATGCCTGATGTGTATGAAGTGGGCATGTCTAATCTTGGGCTCAAAATATTATATGAAGTATTAAATAACCGTCCGGATACGTTTGCGGAGCGTGTGTATGCGCCATGGGTGGATATGGAAGCGGAAATGAGAACCGCTGGTATCAAGCTACATACCTTGGAAAGTAAGCGGCCTGTTGATCAATGTGATATTATCGGTTTTTCCTTACAGTATGAGCTTAGTTACAGTAATGTGCTTAATATGCTTGATTTGGCAGGCATTAGGCTTTTGGCTGCCGAACGGGATGAAAGTCAACCGCTGGTAGTGTGTGGCGGGCCATGTGCTTTTAATGCCGAGCCGATGACTGATTTTGTCGATTTTTTTATACTTGGTGAGGCTGAAGAGGTTATCGCCGAGGTGGCCGCTGCTATTGCTGAGTGGAAACAGGCCGGCAGGCCTGGTGGCAAGACGGGGATACTAAAACGGCTTGCCGGCCTGCAGGGAATCTATGTTCCCCGGTTTTACGAGGTAGATTATCAGGCTGACGGTGCAGTGGAGGCGATTAAGCCGCTTATACCGGAAGCGAAAGCCGTTATTGTTAAGCGTGTTATTCAAGAGCTTGATCAGATAACATTTGCGACAAAGCCGATTGTTCCTTTTATTGAAATTGTGCATGATCGCATCATGCTGGAACTGTTCCGGGGGTGTACGCGCGGCTGCCGTTTTTGCCAGGCAGGAGTAATCTATCGTCCGGTTCGGGAACGCAAGCTTGAGACACTATTCAATCATGTACAACAGCTTATTGACAATACAGGCTATAATGAAATTTCGCTGGTATCATTAAGCTCGGCCGATTATTCCTGTCTTAGTCATTTAATTACTGAACTTATTGAGCGGTTTAAAGAGCAGGGAGTAAGTGTGTCGCTGCCTTCGCTGAGAATTGACAGCTTTTCCATTGATTTGGCCAAGCAAGTGCAGCAAGTGAGAAAAAGCGGACTGACATTTGCGCCGGAAGCCGGGACTCAGCGGCTCAGAGATGTTATCAATAAAGGAGTTACCGAGGAAAACCTGACAGAAGCGGTAAGTGCTGCTTTTAAGTCCGGGTGGTCAACCATTAAACTCTATTTTATGATTGGCTTGCCGACCGAGACGGATGAAGATATCGCAGGTATTGCTGCGTTAGCTCAGCGGGTGGCTGATCTGTATAAACAGCTGAAAGGACGCAAAGGGGCCAAGGTAACTGTCAGTGTTTCTTCTTTTGTCCCCAAACCGCACACTGCGTTTGAATGGTTTGGCCAAAACCCGGTGGAAGAGCTTGAACGCAAACAAAAGCTGCTGCGCTCACTCATTAAGGACCGCAGTATTTCGCTAAGCTGGCACGATGCCCGCACCAGTTTTTTGGAAGGCGTGTTTGCCCGCGGTGACCGCAGGCTGGGCAAGGTGCTACTCCGGGCCTGGCAGAATGGTGCCAAGTTCGACGGCTGGTCTGAACATTTTAACTATGCTGTGTGGATGGAAGCTTTTGCTGCCGAAGGAATTGATCCTGTTTTCTATGCCAACCGGGAACGGGTGCTGCAGGAATATTTGCCATGGGAACACTTATCGGCAGGTGTGGACAAGTCTTTCCTGGCGCGGGAGTGGCAGGCGGCGAAAGATGCTGCGTTTACCCCTGATTGCCGTCATGAAAACTGCATGGCCTGTGGCGTCTGTCAGGAGCTTGAGGTTAACGTTGTGGATTGGGGGCAGGCATAA
- a CDS encoding TIGR03936 family radical SAM-associated protein, with amino-acid sequence MAKLRLQITKSDEIRYVSHLDLAGTMERAIRRAKLPAAYSEGFNPHMKLAFASALAVGVTSEAEYLELELTEEISVDQITARLKPQLPAGITLKAAKYVGGRSKALMAVVNLATYEVVASLAPGAHWHTVETSLAKFNSEVEVIYSKQSPKGRREIDIKEYLATPVAVRKVADSQQEVMSLGLSIKITPGGSVKPVEVLDALIAGFGLPVDKDNALINRTGLFVSDGRVQLSPMEL; translated from the coding sequence ATGGCTAAATTACGGCTTCAGATAACCAAAAGTGATGAAATACGCTATGTTTCCCACTTGGACCTGGCCGGTACAATGGAACGGGCCATTCGGCGGGCTAAGCTGCCGGCCGCCTACTCGGAAGGTTTTAATCCCCATATGAAGCTGGCTTTTGCTTCAGCTTTGGCGGTGGGAGTAACCAGTGAGGCCGAATATCTGGAGCTTGAACTGACTGAAGAAATCAGTGTTGACCAGATAACAGCAAGACTGAAGCCCCAGTTACCTGCAGGCATTACTCTGAAAGCCGCTAAATATGTGGGTGGGCGCAGTAAAGCTCTGATGGCAGTGGTTAATTTGGCAACCTATGAAGTTGTTGCTTCCCTGGCGCCAGGAGCGCACTGGCATACTGTCGAAACGAGCTTGGCAAAGTTTAATAGTGAAGTTGAAGTCATATATAGTAAACAATCGCCTAAAGGCCGGCGTGAAATTGATATTAAAGAATATCTTGCCACACCGGTTGCCGTGAGGAAAGTGGCCGACAGCCAGCAGGAAGTCATGAGCCTTGGCTTATCGATAAAGATTACTCCTGGCGGCAGTGTTAAGCCGGTTGAAGTGCTTGACGCGCTGATTGCCGGTTTTGGGCTGCCTGTTGATAAAGACAATGCCTTAATTAATCGCACCGGGCTGTTTGTAAGCGATGGCCGGGTACAGCTATCGCCTATGGAATTATAG
- a CDS encoding Rne/Rng family ribonuclease: protein MSKSIIASVMPEETRVALLEAGELMEVSVERSESGHLVGNIYKGKVKNVLPGMQAAFVDIGRDKNAFLYMGDAGRQAACQHLTIGQDVLVQIAKDAMGDKGPRATISLTLPGRYIVLMPTVDYIGISRRIEEEPERERLRQIAEKIRPAGMGVIVRTVAIGKGEEDLIKDMAYLANMWSILSSRAKRSNAPALIYRDAELVVRIVRDYLTEDVTEFVIDNQEAYNRVVDLLTHISPELAECVRLYTPTGQESDIFSRFNLDTQLDSLRNRRVELACGGYLVIDHTEALTVIDVNTGKFVGKTNLSETVFQTNLEAAAQIVRQLRLRDIGGIIIIDFIDMDKAEQRAAVLAVLELELKKDRTKSNVLGFTSLGLVEMTRKKARQSINGMLYSQCPYCLGKGRIKSPETVVLDIKRDLRKLNKRSRPGGRLLIQVHPQVADLLTKQGELKRLEEETARSLTLESVADLNPEIFSLLWKPD, encoded by the coding sequence ATGAGTAAAAGTATAATCGCCAGCGTGATGCCGGAAGAAACCAGGGTGGCCCTTTTAGAAGCAGGTGAGCTGATGGAAGTATCGGTGGAACGCAGCGAAAGCGGACATTTGGTCGGCAATATCTACAAAGGCAAAGTAAAAAATGTTCTTCCGGGTATGCAGGCCGCATTTGTGGATATTGGCCGGGATAAAAATGCTTTTTTATATATGGGGGATGCGGGTCGTCAAGCCGCCTGTCAGCACTTGACCATCGGCCAGGATGTACTTGTGCAGATTGCCAAGGACGCCATGGGGGACAAAGGACCGCGGGCTACCATTAGTCTGACACTGCCTGGGCGGTATATTGTGCTGATGCCTACCGTCGACTATATCGGTATTTCGCGCCGCATTGAAGAAGAACCCGAACGTGAACGCCTGCGTCAGATTGCCGAGAAAATTCGTCCGGCCGGCATGGGAGTCATTGTCAGAACGGTAGCCATAGGCAAAGGTGAGGAAGACTTAATAAAAGATATGGCTTATTTGGCTAACATGTGGTCAATATTAAGCTCCAGGGCTAAACGCAGCAATGCTCCGGCGCTCATTTACCGGGATGCCGAGCTTGTTGTGCGGATTGTCAGGGACTATCTGACTGAGGATGTTACCGAGTTTGTTATTGATAACCAGGAAGCTTACAACCGGGTTGTTGATTTACTTACCCATATATCGCCCGAGCTGGCAGAGTGTGTTCGCTTGTATACACCAACCGGCCAGGAGAGTGATATATTCAGCCGTTTTAACCTGGATACCCAGTTGGACAGCCTGCGTAACCGGCGGGTAGAATTAGCCTGTGGCGGCTATTTAGTCATTGATCATACCGAAGCACTTACTGTCATTGACGTGAACACCGGCAAATTTGTCGGCAAGACCAACCTGTCGGAAACGGTATTTCAGACAAACCTGGAGGCAGCGGCACAAATCGTCAGGCAGCTAAGGCTGCGGGATATTGGCGGCATCATTATCATTGACTTTATTGATATGGACAAAGCCGAGCAGCGGGCAGCCGTGCTTGCCGTACTTGAGCTGGAATTAAAAAAGGATCGTACCAAATCCAATGTGTTAGGCTTTACCAGCCTGGGCTTGGTTGAGATGACCCGGAAAAAGGCCAGGCAGAGTATTAACGGCATGCTTTACAGTCAATGTCCGTATTGTTTGGGAAAAGGCCGCATTAAATCGCCGGAAACGGTAGTGCTTGACATTAAACGGGACTTAAGAAAGCTAAATAAACGGTCACGGCCGGGCGGCAGGCTGTTAATTCAAGTCCATCCCCAGGTAGCTGACTTGTTAACAAAGCAAGGTGAGCTCAAGCGTCTGGAAGAGGAAACAGCCAGAAGCCTTACGCTAGAATCTGTTGCCGACCTCAATCCGGAGATATTTTCCTTGCTGTGGAAACCAGATTGA